Genomic window (Clostridia bacterium):
GGAAGCTCGCCGATCAGGTCTTTCGGATCGAAATCCTTCGGGAGATTCGCGAAGAAGTCTTGGACGTTGATATCGGTCGGAAGCTTGGAAAGAAGCTCTTGCGGATTCAAATTCGAGGTAAGACCGGAGACGAAGTTCTCGACGCTCAGGTTCTTGGTAAGACCGGAGAGCAGGCTCTCGACGTCCGGCTTCGGAAGCCCGGAGAGGTACTCTTGAACGTTCATCGACGGGAGATCCGCAAGGAAGCTGTCGACGCTGACGTTCGGGGAGACCTTCGCGAGATAGCTTTCCAAGCTCGGCGTCGGGATGTTGGACAGGAAGTCTTTGGCGTTGATGCTCGGAAGCGAGGAAAGGAAGCTGTCGACGTTGATATTCTTCGTAAGGCCGGAGAGATAGTTGTCGACGTTGAGGTTATTCGAAAGGTTGGAGACGATCTCGTTCAAGCGGCCGCTCGAAAGGTTCGCGAAGTACTCTTGAACGTTGATCTTCGGAAGGTTCGCGATATAACTTTCGACGCTGACGTTCGAGGGAAGATCGGGGATGAAATCTTTGAGATCGACGTTCGCGGGAAGGTTGGAGAAGAATTCCTGAACGTTGATGCTCGGAAGATTGGAAGTCAGGTTCTCGACGCTGAGGTTCTTCGTAAGATCGGAGATGAAGTTCTCGACGTTCACGCTCTTCATAAGATCCGCGGCGATCTGATCGACGCTCGCCTTCGGAAGATTTTTCAGATATTCGGAAACGTTGATGTTCGGGAGAATGGACTTGAAATCGTCCACGCTGAGGTTCGAAAGCTTGGAGATGAAATCTTTGACGCTTTGGATCGGGAGCTTGGCGAAATACTCGTCGACGTTGATATTCGGGAGATTGGCGAGGAAGCTGTCCACGCTGAGATTCTTCGAAAGATCGGAGATGAACGCATCCACGTTTACGCTGTTCGGGAGATTGGAGAAGAATTCTTCGACGTTGATATCGGGAAGAGCCGCCATAAACTCGTCCACGTTCATATTCTTGGAGATGACGGAGACGAAATCGTTCATGATCGCTTCGACGTCGGGGAGAGCGTTTTCAAGACCCGAAGTGTCGACGCTGTCGGGGAAGATCGCATCCGCAAAGACGGAGACGACGATCTTCGGCTTTTGGGTGCGGATCGGGAACTCTGCGGAATAGAGATCCATCGTGGCTTCTGCGGCTTGGAGAAGGACCTCGGCGAATTGGCTGTTTGCGAATTGCTCGGCGAGCGCTTCCTCGTCGATCTTCAAATTATCTTTCGTAATGGGGACGGATTTGTAAATATCGACCTTGTCGAAGACTTCGTTCATCTTCGCGAGGCGGCAGTAGACCTCTTCGCGCCCGTCCACGACCTCGGATTCGCGGAGGACGTAATACGCGGCGAGACCGCTGTACTGATTGGCGCTCGACTCGTTGTAGATCGCTTGGAACTCTTCGCCGAGGAAGCATTGATCGGGCTTCTTCGCGAGGATGAGCTGCCCTTCTTGGTAGCGCGTTTCCGCCGCTTCCGCAAGGATCAGGTTGTAGTAGTACTCGGTCCCGACCAAGATGGGCTCGACGACCGTTCCTTCGATCGCGACCTTCTCGATGCCGTCCTTTACGTCGACCGTCTCGGTCTCGCCCTTGCCTGCGATCGTAAAGACGAACGTGTCGTAGGGAGCGTACTCGGCTTTTACGAACTCGCCGAAGTACAAGCGAATGCGATAGGTCGCCCTCTCGACGAAGCCGTCACGCGCCGACAAACGGTAAAGCCCGTTTTCGAGCCTCGTGCTCTTCATCGGGACGCGGTTGCCCTTGCTGTCGGTCACGCGAACGTAGTTATCGATCGCGGTGGAAGGATCCCTTTCCTCGCGGACGTCGAAATAGGCGTCCTTGCCGAGGTTTCCGAAAAACCCTCCTTCGGTGATGGATGCGCTTGCCGCTTTCGCGACGGCGTCGTTCTTTCTGCCGATCACGCCCGCGGCAAACAAACCGAGAACGACGGCGGCGGTAACGACGACCACGCAGATGACGATTCCGAGAACTTTTTTCTTCATAGCAAATCTCCCCAAAAATTTCTTTAATTTTTTATATATACTAAACAAAAAAACTTTTGCCTTGATATTCTATCATATGCGCGAGGAATCCCTCAATGCTTTATATGTAAAATAATATAAAATGTAAATGCTATATAACGCGATTTCCTCAACTGTTTTCTACAACTGTTACAAATCGGAAGTCCGACTTCCATTTTGCGTCCTCGCGAAAACCTTTCAGCCGAAGACGAACGAAAAACCGCCGACCAAAGCCCGCCTTCCCCATTCTCGCAAAGCGGGAGCTCCTCTACGAACGCGAGACCCGACGAAAAAAAACCGCACGATCCCTTCATAATGGGGAAACCGTGCGATTTATTTCTATCCTCCTGCTAACGCGAAGAGCGGTGCTTAGGCAAACGCTCCGCGAGAGAGCGGAAAGGAGCATACTCCTTGTATGTGACTGACGCGAGCGATGCGGTAGAGCCGCATAAGCGCCGTTATACGCGTTAGCCTAACAGAGTGAACATGCCATAAGGAACTCTCCCCTGCCAGCTCTTCGCCGCCTTCACCCCCAGCGCATAGCTGACGATCGGCGCAAGGTCGGTATTGACGTACTTCCCGGGCTTGCCCTGCTTTACGGTCTTTCCCGCGATCGCAAAGGTAACGTTGACCTCTTCGGGGCGGTTGCCGCCGTGACCGGTGCCGTCCTTGGCGTAACGGTGACCGTGATCGGTGCAGAGGATAAACAAGGTGTCGTCCAGCCAGCCGCGGGATTTATAGGCTTCGTAAAGCTTTCCGATCAAGACGTCGACGCGGGAAACGGCGCGAATGTAATTCGGCTTGTTGAATCCGTACCCGTGCCCCGCGGAATCGACTTGATTCAAATGCATATAAGCGATCTTGTAATCCGCCGAAGCGGTTTCGTCGATGATCCTTTGGACGGTGACCGCGTCGGTCAAAGCGTAGGTCTCGTCCGCATAGCCGTCCGTTTTCGCGACTTCGCGGATATGCTCCGCGAGTTCCGCGTCCCCGATCGCGAGTTCGCCTTTCGCGACGGCGGCGACGGTCTCGACGTCGTTATTGATTTTCTTTACTTGGGGGAGATCCTCGATCGCGCCGTTATTGATCGCGCTCCAAGTGCAGACGGAAAGCGCTTTTTCGTTCGGATGCGCGTCGAGATAGGTTTTGATGAAGGAAGGATACTTCGGATCGGGCTGCTTACCCTTTTGCAGATCGGCGTTTGACGACGCGCCGTCGATCTTGTGATAAGGCGGGCGCACGCCGTGGAACATCGAGCACCAGTTTTGCGCGCTGATCGTCGGATAGACTGCGACGCCCGTATAGGTCACGGAAGCGTTGACTCTCGTCCCGCCGTCCGTCGTAAAGCCGCCGAACAGGCGTTCGTAATACGGCATCGAGCCTTTGTCCATTCGGTTCGGATAATCGCCCAAGCCGTCCACCCCGATGATCAAGACCCGCGCGTATTGGTTTTCGGGGTTCTCGCCAATCAAAGCGAGATCGGCGTCGGACGGGATATACCCCGTCGCAAAGCGATTGAAGACGAGAGCGCCGAGGCAGCAAAGAGTCACCGTTGCCGCGATCAAGACGAACGCGATCGAAGCGATCAAGATCGTCCTGCCTTTATGCGCCGCCATAATCTTAAAAAGGTTTTTCTTTTCCGACGTGTTCATTTTTCTTCCTCCGAAAACAGTATAGCGCGTTTTTCGAAAAAACGCAAAGGCAATTTTCCCGAGCCGTTATCCCTCGAAAACGACGGATATTTTCGCGCGATCGCCGACCGAAAGGACGGTCAGCGAGAAGCCGGCGGGCGTTCCGTCCGACCACGAGGGCGAAAAGACGTCTCCCGCGAGGAAGAGATCGTCGTCCTCGGCGTAATAGGTCGAATCGACGCTGTCGTCGTCATCCGCTTCGCAGATCCGAATCAAGCGAGGGTCCTTTCCGTTGTTCGCCTTGTAGATCTCGATCAAGCGATCGACTCTGCCTTTCTCTTTCACCGCCGCGTTGACGTGATAGATCAAGACGCCGGGAGAAGAAAAGATCCCCACGTCCTTTTGCGATTTCAGCGCGAACAGCCCCGTCGGCTTGTAGTAACAAACGATGAAATACTCCTGAAAATAGGAATTTTTGCCTTGTTTTGAAAGGATCAAAGCGTCCCCCGTTTCCTCAAACGGGGCAAGCGCCGCCTCGTAGTCCGTCCGATAGACGAAGGTCGGACGGATCCAGCCGAGGATCGCCTTGGAAAAGGGATCGTGATCCCCCTGATTCCCGTCCATCATATTCAGATTCCCGAGCCCGCCGCAGGGAGATTCCTCGTTTTCGTAATCGTAATAATCGTCCAAACCGAGAGCGTGTCCCGTTTCGTGGATCAGGGTTTCCGCGTTGACCGAGACTCCCAAATCGTCCTCTTCTCCGAAACGGGAATAGATGGGATCGGAGAAAAAATCGAAGCTCATCCAAAGATAGCGGAACGGTCGAACGCCGTCGTACGCCCAAAACGGCGAATCGATCTCCCCCTCGTACGCCCACCACAAATCCGAGCCTTCGTCGTAAGGCGCGAGATAGACCATATAGACGCAGTCGATAAATCCGTCGCCGTTCGCGTCGAATTTTTTATAGTCGATCCGATCGTCGAAATGCGCGATCGCTTGGGGCAAGACTTCCCGATCCACCGCCTTGCGTTCCCTCGAAGACCACCGTTTCCCCGTCTGATAAACGGGAAGGATGGTCGCGCGGAGATCGAGTTTCCCGAAGGACGAAGCGGCGTAATAGCTCCGAAGAGAGTGCCACCCCGTCTCCTCTTCCGTCCCGTTAAAAGCGATTTCGAGCGTCTCCCGAACGCCCTCGTAGTTTCTATTGGAAAACCCGATCGGGATGACGAGGAGATTTACGTCGCCTTCGGAAGGAATGCCGACTTTGAGATCCAAGTCGCCCGCAAGCTCGTCCAGCGTCCGAAAGCGCGCATTCTCTTCCACCCCTTCCGCTTCGACGAAGATGCGGAGTTCCGCCCGCTTTTCCCCGCGCGAGATCGTCAAAGCGTACTCGCCGCGAACGAGGGGGTCGTAGTCCCCTTCGATCGAGACGTCCGAAAGCGACAAAACTTCCCCGCCCTCGCGGATTTCGAGATCGGAGAGCGCGTCTTCGAGCGAAGTCTCTTTCGCGACTTCGATATAGTCTCGGCTGAGCCGCAAAGCGTCCGAAAAATGTTCTTTGTTTTTTGTAGATCGGTTAAAAAACGAGCACGCGCAAAAGAGGACCGCCGCCG
Coding sequences:
- a CDS encoding alkaline phosphatase family protein, with amino-acid sequence MNTSEKKNLFKIMAAHKGRTILIASIAFVLIAATVTLCCLGALVFNRFATGYIPSDADLALIGENPENQYARVLIIGVDGLGDYPNRMDKGSMPYYERLFGGFTTDGGTRVNASVTYTGVAVYPTISAQNWCSMFHGVRPPYHKIDGASSNADLQKGKQPDPKYPSFIKTYLDAHPNEKALSVCTWSAINNGAIEDLPQVKKINNDVETVAAVAKGELAIGDAELAEHIREVAKTDGYADETYALTDAVTVQRIIDETASADYKIAYMHLNQVDSAGHGYGFNKPNYIRAVSRVDVLIGKLYEAYKSRGWLDDTLFILCTDHGHRYAKDGTGHGGNRPEEVNVTFAIAGKTVKQGKPGKYVNTDLAPIVSYALGVKAAKSWQGRVPYGMFTLLG